In Carya illinoinensis cultivar Pawnee chromosome 7, C.illinoinensisPawnee_v1, whole genome shotgun sequence, the following are encoded in one genomic region:
- the LOC122317016 gene encoding auxin response factor 4-like isoform X1: MGSVGDLQGANLSATVSESDTRGRMGGGLPADQYDQGERDILDAKLWHACAGPRVYVPRTGEKVFYFPQGHMEQVEAYTKQDGMREMPIYNVPSKILCKVVHVRLKAEAQTDEVFAQVTLLPEPEQDKLSLEDETALSSPTRTSVCSFVKKLTASDTSTHGGFSVRKLHARKCFPPLDMSQQPPVQELVAKDLQGLEWNFRHVYRGRPRRHLLTSGWSTFVTAKKLVAGDACIFLRGENGQLRVGVRRAVKPLNNASASVISGCSMHHGILASASHAVSTGTLFTVYYRPWTSPSEFIIPFEQYMKLAKIVYSVGTRFTMPFEGEECSEKSVPTRCSGTIVGVENIDCIRWPGSEWRCLKVQWDRTSDTFLLPERVSPWNIELIESTNKEPTSTISERKRTSSINASLPGFSRLTIDGLFHGSIGYASKRHKEVLQGQENKKTRGQELDAETPPTIPHLLPLSDPDWCHRLMGLENKPCFPMHDHFPQHNSSTISYPGGNITAPCPTYQWPPIFPNGVCDNISVSKNISVSNVTISNSGSQTFRSSESRDENDAPLSQPTSCSRYMLFGVNLANSHPELPSPQVATYCEHSSPCSLPPTFESCVSKTIQVSESSKNSPCVHLKKQCENCSITHRSCTKVLKHGTVLGRSVDLVRFNGYDELISEFDEMFDFKGSLIDGCSGWHVTYTDYEGDMMLIGDCPWQEFCFNVQKMFIWPKEEIDKLIQTQQIQLTSSCSLSRLIMSSFSSINI; the protein is encoded by the exons atgggTAGCGTTGGTGATCTACAAGGGGCTAATTTGAGTGCCACCGTTTCAGAAAGTGACACCAGAGGACGTATGGGCGGTGGCTTGCCTGCTGATCAATACGACCAAG gagagagagatatattGGACGCTAAGCTGTGGCATGCCTGTGCGGGCCCTCGTGTCTACGTTCCGCGTACTGGGGAGAAGGTTTTCTACTTCCCTCAAGGTCACATGGAACAG GTTGAGGCATACACCAAACAAGATGGTATGAGGGAAATGCCAATTTACAATGTACCTTCTAAGATCCTCTGCAAGGTTGTTCATGTTCGCCTAAAG GCTGAAGCTCAAACAGATGAGGTGTTTGCCCAAGTTACTTTGCTTCCAGAGCCAGAG CAAGACAAGCTAAGTTTGGAGGATGAAACTGCTTTGTCATCACCTACAAGAACCAGTGTATGTTCCTTTGTCAAAAAACTCACTGCCTCTGACACAAGCACTCATGGTGGATTCTCTGTTCGTAAGCTACATGCTCGCAAGTGCTTCCCACCTCTG GACATGTCTCAGCAACCACCAGTACAAGAACTGGTCGCTAAAGACTTGCAAGGGCTTGAATGGAACTTTCGCCATGTTTACCGTG GGAGACCAAGGCGACACTTGCTCACCAGTGGTTGGAGTACCTTTGTGACTGCAAAAAAGCTTGTTGCTGGTGATGCATGCATCTTCCttag AGGAGAGAATGGGCAACTTCGTGTTGGGGTTCGCCGGGCAGTTAAACCACTAAATAATGCCTCAGCATCCGTCATATCTGGCTGCAGCATGCACCATGGTATACTGGCCAGTGCTTCCCATGCGGTTTCTACTGGAACTTTGTTCACAGTGTACTACCGCCCATG GACAAGTCCTTCTGAATTTATTATTCCTTTTGAGCAATACATGAAGTTAGCTAAAATTGTCTATTCTGTGGGAACGAGGTTCACAATGCCATTTGAAGGGGAAGAATGTTCAGAAAAGAG TGTGCCAACCAGATGTTCAGGTACCATAGTTGGTGTTGAAAATATCGATTGTATTAGGTGGCCTGGTTCAGAATGGAGATGTCTCAAG GTGCAATGGGATCGCACATCAGACACATTCTTGCTTCCTGAAAGGGTTTCCCCTTGGAACATCGAGCTGATAGAATCAACTAATAAGGAGCCCACTTCTACAATATCTGAACGAAAGAGGACATCATCAATTAATGCATCATTGCCTGGGTTTTCTAGATTGACCATTGACG GCTTATTTCATGGTTCAATTGGGTACGCATCTAAAAGACATAAAGAGGTCTTGCAAGgtcaagaaaacaagaaaacccGTGGTCAAGAACTGGATGCAGAAACCCCACCAACAATACCACATTTGTTACCCTTATCAGATCCTGATTGGTGCCACAGACTAATGGGATTGGAGAATAAACCATGTTTTCCAATGCATGATCACTTTCCTCAACATAATAGTAGCACAATATCATATCCTGGTGGAAATATAACAGCTCCTTGCCCCACTTACCAGTGGCCCCCAATATTTCCTAATGGAGTTTGTGACAATATTTCAGTTAGCAagaacatttcagtttcaaatGTTACCATAAGCAATTCTGGGTCCCAGACGTTCAGGTCTTCTGAATCGAGGGATGAAAATGACGCTCCACTTTCCCAACCAACTAGTTGTTCAAGATACATGCTTTTTGGGGTCAATTTGGCCAATAGTCACCCGGAGCTCCCTTCACCACAAGTTGCCACTTATTGTGAGCATTCAAGTCCTTGTTCTCTCCCCCCAACATTTGAGTCTTGTGTTTCTAAAACTATCCAGGTTTCAGAGTCCTCTAAGAATAGCCCTTGCGTTCATTTGAAGAAACAATGCGAGAATTGTTCTATTACTCACAGAAGTTGCACAAAG GTGCTTAAGCATGGAACTGTTCTCGGCAGATCAGTTGATCTTGTGCGTTTCAATGGGTATGATGAACTCATTTCTGAGTTTGACGAGATGTTCGATTTCAAAGGAAGCTTGATTGATGGATGCAGTGGCTGGCATGTAACCTACACTGATTATGAAGGAGATATGATGCTGATAGGAGATTGCCCCTGGCA GGAATTTTGCTTCAATGTGCAAAAAATGTTCATCTGGCCAAAGGAAGAAATTGACAAGCTGATTCAAACTCAACAGATCCAACTCACCTCTAGTTGCTCATTGTCAAGGTTAATTATGTCATCTTTCTCATCTATCAACATTTAG
- the LOC122316088 gene encoding uncharacterized protein LOC122316088, with the protein MRSLHFTPATTLILNGNPRISFASGSPDLDFPISLMPIQPLKHSVTLLKPQSYPKPQINARRGGGEEDPDSQEAQVQDLRVPEHWLIPSKALEESEWLRFTLHKWLDDEYCPEETNVEISKVAANSFYKSLLEKQTDLGEILLKMARELEYISYQESFHGAFSSANAAVNLIAQRIEQVQ; encoded by the exons ATGAGGTCCTTGCATTTTACACCAGCAACTACATTAATTTTAAACGGTAATCCTCGTATATCATTCGCAAGTGGCTCTCCTGACCTCGATTTCCCGATTTCATTGATGCCAATTCAGCCTCTTAAACATTCAGTCACTCTTCTAAAACCCCAGTCTTATCCGAAGCCACAGATTAATgcacgaagaggaggaggagaagaagaccCAGATTCCCAAGAGGCTCAAGTTCAAGACTTGAGGGTCCCAGAGCATTGGTTGATTCCCTCAAAGGCCTTGGAG GAATCTGAGTGGCTCAGGTTTACCCTTCATAAGTGGTTAGATGATGAGTATTGTCCCGAGGAAACCAACGTGGAAATCAGCAAGGTTGCTGCCAACTCATTCTACAAATCTTTGCTAGAGAAACAAACAGACCTTGGTGAAATCTTGTTGAAGATGGCTAGAGAATTGGAATACATCTCCTACCAAGAGAGCTTTCATGGGGCGTTCTCCTCAGCCAACGCAGCAGTAAACTTAATTGCCCAACGCATAGAGCAGGTTCAGTAG
- the LOC122317016 gene encoding auxin response factor 4-like isoform X2 — protein sequence MGSVGDLQGANLSATVSESDTRGRMGGGLPADQYDQGERDILDAKLWHACAGPRVYVPRTGEKVFYFPQGHMEQVEAYTKQDGMREMPIYNVPSKILCKVVHVRLKAEAQTDEVFAQVTLLPEPEQDKLSLEDETALSSPTRTSVCSFVKKLTASDTSTHGGFSVRKLHARKCFPPLDMSQQPPVQELVAKDLQGLEWNFRHVYRGRPRRHLLTSGWSTFVTAKKLVAGDACIFLRGENGQLRVGVRRAVKPLNNASASVISGCSMHHGILASASHAVSTGTLFTVYYRPWTSPSEFIIPFEQYMKLAKIVYSVGTRFTMPFEGEECSEKSVPTRCSGTIVGVENIDCIRWPGSEWRCLKVQWDRTSDTFLLPERVSPWNIELIESTNKEPTSTISERKRTSSINASLPGFSRLTIDGLFHGSIGYASKRHKEVLQGQENKKTRGQELDAETPPTIPHLLPLSDPDWCHRLMGLENKPCFPMHDHFPQHNSSTISYPGGNITAPCPTYQWPPIFPNGVCDNISVSKNISVSNVTISNSGSQTFRSSESRDENDAPLSQPTSCSRYMLFGVNLANSHPELPSPQVATYCEHSSPCSLPPTFESCVSKTIQVSESSKNSPCVHLKKQCENCSITHRSCTKVLKHGTVLGRSVDLVRFNGYDELISEFDEMFDFKGSLIDGCSGWHVTYTDYEGDMMLIGDCPWQEFCFNVQKMFIWPKEEIDKLIQTQQIQLTSSCSLSR from the exons atgggTAGCGTTGGTGATCTACAAGGGGCTAATTTGAGTGCCACCGTTTCAGAAAGTGACACCAGAGGACGTATGGGCGGTGGCTTGCCTGCTGATCAATACGACCAAG gagagagagatatattGGACGCTAAGCTGTGGCATGCCTGTGCGGGCCCTCGTGTCTACGTTCCGCGTACTGGGGAGAAGGTTTTCTACTTCCCTCAAGGTCACATGGAACAG GTTGAGGCATACACCAAACAAGATGGTATGAGGGAAATGCCAATTTACAATGTACCTTCTAAGATCCTCTGCAAGGTTGTTCATGTTCGCCTAAAG GCTGAAGCTCAAACAGATGAGGTGTTTGCCCAAGTTACTTTGCTTCCAGAGCCAGAG CAAGACAAGCTAAGTTTGGAGGATGAAACTGCTTTGTCATCACCTACAAGAACCAGTGTATGTTCCTTTGTCAAAAAACTCACTGCCTCTGACACAAGCACTCATGGTGGATTCTCTGTTCGTAAGCTACATGCTCGCAAGTGCTTCCCACCTCTG GACATGTCTCAGCAACCACCAGTACAAGAACTGGTCGCTAAAGACTTGCAAGGGCTTGAATGGAACTTTCGCCATGTTTACCGTG GGAGACCAAGGCGACACTTGCTCACCAGTGGTTGGAGTACCTTTGTGACTGCAAAAAAGCTTGTTGCTGGTGATGCATGCATCTTCCttag AGGAGAGAATGGGCAACTTCGTGTTGGGGTTCGCCGGGCAGTTAAACCACTAAATAATGCCTCAGCATCCGTCATATCTGGCTGCAGCATGCACCATGGTATACTGGCCAGTGCTTCCCATGCGGTTTCTACTGGAACTTTGTTCACAGTGTACTACCGCCCATG GACAAGTCCTTCTGAATTTATTATTCCTTTTGAGCAATACATGAAGTTAGCTAAAATTGTCTATTCTGTGGGAACGAGGTTCACAATGCCATTTGAAGGGGAAGAATGTTCAGAAAAGAG TGTGCCAACCAGATGTTCAGGTACCATAGTTGGTGTTGAAAATATCGATTGTATTAGGTGGCCTGGTTCAGAATGGAGATGTCTCAAG GTGCAATGGGATCGCACATCAGACACATTCTTGCTTCCTGAAAGGGTTTCCCCTTGGAACATCGAGCTGATAGAATCAACTAATAAGGAGCCCACTTCTACAATATCTGAACGAAAGAGGACATCATCAATTAATGCATCATTGCCTGGGTTTTCTAGATTGACCATTGACG GCTTATTTCATGGTTCAATTGGGTACGCATCTAAAAGACATAAAGAGGTCTTGCAAGgtcaagaaaacaagaaaacccGTGGTCAAGAACTGGATGCAGAAACCCCACCAACAATACCACATTTGTTACCCTTATCAGATCCTGATTGGTGCCACAGACTAATGGGATTGGAGAATAAACCATGTTTTCCAATGCATGATCACTTTCCTCAACATAATAGTAGCACAATATCATATCCTGGTGGAAATATAACAGCTCCTTGCCCCACTTACCAGTGGCCCCCAATATTTCCTAATGGAGTTTGTGACAATATTTCAGTTAGCAagaacatttcagtttcaaatGTTACCATAAGCAATTCTGGGTCCCAGACGTTCAGGTCTTCTGAATCGAGGGATGAAAATGACGCTCCACTTTCCCAACCAACTAGTTGTTCAAGATACATGCTTTTTGGGGTCAATTTGGCCAATAGTCACCCGGAGCTCCCTTCACCACAAGTTGCCACTTATTGTGAGCATTCAAGTCCTTGTTCTCTCCCCCCAACATTTGAGTCTTGTGTTTCTAAAACTATCCAGGTTTCAGAGTCCTCTAAGAATAGCCCTTGCGTTCATTTGAAGAAACAATGCGAGAATTGTTCTATTACTCACAGAAGTTGCACAAAG GTGCTTAAGCATGGAACTGTTCTCGGCAGATCAGTTGATCTTGTGCGTTTCAATGGGTATGATGAACTCATTTCTGAGTTTGACGAGATGTTCGATTTCAAAGGAAGCTTGATTGATGGATGCAGTGGCTGGCATGTAACCTACACTGATTATGAAGGAGATATGATGCTGATAGGAGATTGCCCCTGGCA GGAATTTTGCTTCAATGTGCAAAAAATGTTCATCTGGCCAAAGGAAGAAATTGACAAGCTGATTCAAACTCAACAGATCCAACTCACCTCTAGTTGCTCATTGTCAAG GTGA
- the LOC122317016 gene encoding auxin response factor 4-like isoform X3, with protein MEQVEAYTKQDGMREMPIYNVPSKILCKVVHVRLKAEAQTDEVFAQVTLLPEPEQDKLSLEDETALSSPTRTSVCSFVKKLTASDTSTHGGFSVRKLHARKCFPPLDMSQQPPVQELVAKDLQGLEWNFRHVYRGRPRRHLLTSGWSTFVTAKKLVAGDACIFLRGENGQLRVGVRRAVKPLNNASASVISGCSMHHGILASASHAVSTGTLFTVYYRPWTSPSEFIIPFEQYMKLAKIVYSVGTRFTMPFEGEECSEKSVPTRCSGTIVGVENIDCIRWPGSEWRCLKVQWDRTSDTFLLPERVSPWNIELIESTNKEPTSTISERKRTSSINASLPGFSRLTIDGLFHGSIGYASKRHKEVLQGQENKKTRGQELDAETPPTIPHLLPLSDPDWCHRLMGLENKPCFPMHDHFPQHNSSTISYPGGNITAPCPTYQWPPIFPNGVCDNISVSKNISVSNVTISNSGSQTFRSSESRDENDAPLSQPTSCSRYMLFGVNLANSHPELPSPQVATYCEHSSPCSLPPTFESCVSKTIQVSESSKNSPCVHLKKQCENCSITHRSCTKVLKHGTVLGRSVDLVRFNGYDELISEFDEMFDFKGSLIDGCSGWHVTYTDYEGDMMLIGDCPWQEFCFNVQKMFIWPKEEIDKLIQTQQIQLTSSCSLSRLIMSSFSSINI; from the exons ATGGAACAG GTTGAGGCATACACCAAACAAGATGGTATGAGGGAAATGCCAATTTACAATGTACCTTCTAAGATCCTCTGCAAGGTTGTTCATGTTCGCCTAAAG GCTGAAGCTCAAACAGATGAGGTGTTTGCCCAAGTTACTTTGCTTCCAGAGCCAGAG CAAGACAAGCTAAGTTTGGAGGATGAAACTGCTTTGTCATCACCTACAAGAACCAGTGTATGTTCCTTTGTCAAAAAACTCACTGCCTCTGACACAAGCACTCATGGTGGATTCTCTGTTCGTAAGCTACATGCTCGCAAGTGCTTCCCACCTCTG GACATGTCTCAGCAACCACCAGTACAAGAACTGGTCGCTAAAGACTTGCAAGGGCTTGAATGGAACTTTCGCCATGTTTACCGTG GGAGACCAAGGCGACACTTGCTCACCAGTGGTTGGAGTACCTTTGTGACTGCAAAAAAGCTTGTTGCTGGTGATGCATGCATCTTCCttag AGGAGAGAATGGGCAACTTCGTGTTGGGGTTCGCCGGGCAGTTAAACCACTAAATAATGCCTCAGCATCCGTCATATCTGGCTGCAGCATGCACCATGGTATACTGGCCAGTGCTTCCCATGCGGTTTCTACTGGAACTTTGTTCACAGTGTACTACCGCCCATG GACAAGTCCTTCTGAATTTATTATTCCTTTTGAGCAATACATGAAGTTAGCTAAAATTGTCTATTCTGTGGGAACGAGGTTCACAATGCCATTTGAAGGGGAAGAATGTTCAGAAAAGAG TGTGCCAACCAGATGTTCAGGTACCATAGTTGGTGTTGAAAATATCGATTGTATTAGGTGGCCTGGTTCAGAATGGAGATGTCTCAAG GTGCAATGGGATCGCACATCAGACACATTCTTGCTTCCTGAAAGGGTTTCCCCTTGGAACATCGAGCTGATAGAATCAACTAATAAGGAGCCCACTTCTACAATATCTGAACGAAAGAGGACATCATCAATTAATGCATCATTGCCTGGGTTTTCTAGATTGACCATTGACG GCTTATTTCATGGTTCAATTGGGTACGCATCTAAAAGACATAAAGAGGTCTTGCAAGgtcaagaaaacaagaaaacccGTGGTCAAGAACTGGATGCAGAAACCCCACCAACAATACCACATTTGTTACCCTTATCAGATCCTGATTGGTGCCACAGACTAATGGGATTGGAGAATAAACCATGTTTTCCAATGCATGATCACTTTCCTCAACATAATAGTAGCACAATATCATATCCTGGTGGAAATATAACAGCTCCTTGCCCCACTTACCAGTGGCCCCCAATATTTCCTAATGGAGTTTGTGACAATATTTCAGTTAGCAagaacatttcagtttcaaatGTTACCATAAGCAATTCTGGGTCCCAGACGTTCAGGTCTTCTGAATCGAGGGATGAAAATGACGCTCCACTTTCCCAACCAACTAGTTGTTCAAGATACATGCTTTTTGGGGTCAATTTGGCCAATAGTCACCCGGAGCTCCCTTCACCACAAGTTGCCACTTATTGTGAGCATTCAAGTCCTTGTTCTCTCCCCCCAACATTTGAGTCTTGTGTTTCTAAAACTATCCAGGTTTCAGAGTCCTCTAAGAATAGCCCTTGCGTTCATTTGAAGAAACAATGCGAGAATTGTTCTATTACTCACAGAAGTTGCACAAAG GTGCTTAAGCATGGAACTGTTCTCGGCAGATCAGTTGATCTTGTGCGTTTCAATGGGTATGATGAACTCATTTCTGAGTTTGACGAGATGTTCGATTTCAAAGGAAGCTTGATTGATGGATGCAGTGGCTGGCATGTAACCTACACTGATTATGAAGGAGATATGATGCTGATAGGAGATTGCCCCTGGCA GGAATTTTGCTTCAATGTGCAAAAAATGTTCATCTGGCCAAAGGAAGAAATTGACAAGCTGATTCAAACTCAACAGATCCAACTCACCTCTAGTTGCTCATTGTCAAGGTTAATTATGTCATCTTTCTCATCTATCAACATTTAG
- the LOC122317016 gene encoding auxin response factor 4-like isoform X4 — MLASASHLWTCLSNHQYKNWSLKTCKGLNGTFAMFTVIICQRFGEYFSLNVGRPRRHLLTSGWSTFVTAKKLVAGDACIFLRGENGQLRVGVRRAVKPLNNASASVISGCSMHHGILASASHAVSTGTLFTVYYRPWTSPSEFIIPFEQYMKLAKIVYSVGTRFTMPFEGEECSEKSVPTRCSGTIVGVENIDCIRWPGSEWRCLKVQWDRTSDTFLLPERVSPWNIELIESTNKEPTSTISERKRTSSINASLPGFSRLTIDGLFHGSIGYASKRHKEVLQGQENKKTRGQELDAETPPTIPHLLPLSDPDWCHRLMGLENKPCFPMHDHFPQHNSSTISYPGGNITAPCPTYQWPPIFPNGVCDNISVSKNISVSNVTISNSGSQTFRSSESRDENDAPLSQPTSCSRYMLFGVNLANSHPELPSPQVATYCEHSSPCSLPPTFESCVSKTIQVSESSKNSPCVHLKKQCENCSITHRSCTKVLKHGTVLGRSVDLVRFNGYDELISEFDEMFDFKGSLIDGCSGWHVTYTDYEGDMMLIGDCPWQEFCFNVQKMFIWPKEEIDKLIQTQQIQLTSSCSLSRLIMSSFSSINI, encoded by the exons ATGCTCGCAAGTGCTTCCCACCTCTG GACATGTCTCAGCAACCACCAGTACAAGAACTGGTCGCTAAAGACTTGCAAGGGCTTGAATGGAACTTTCGCCATGTTTACCGTG ATAATTTGTCAAAGGTTTGGAGAATATTTCTCATTAAATGTAGGGAGACCAAGGCGACACTTGCTCACCAGTGGTTGGAGTACCTTTGTGACTGCAAAAAAGCTTGTTGCTGGTGATGCATGCATCTTCCttag AGGAGAGAATGGGCAACTTCGTGTTGGGGTTCGCCGGGCAGTTAAACCACTAAATAATGCCTCAGCATCCGTCATATCTGGCTGCAGCATGCACCATGGTATACTGGCCAGTGCTTCCCATGCGGTTTCTACTGGAACTTTGTTCACAGTGTACTACCGCCCATG GACAAGTCCTTCTGAATTTATTATTCCTTTTGAGCAATACATGAAGTTAGCTAAAATTGTCTATTCTGTGGGAACGAGGTTCACAATGCCATTTGAAGGGGAAGAATGTTCAGAAAAGAG TGTGCCAACCAGATGTTCAGGTACCATAGTTGGTGTTGAAAATATCGATTGTATTAGGTGGCCTGGTTCAGAATGGAGATGTCTCAAG GTGCAATGGGATCGCACATCAGACACATTCTTGCTTCCTGAAAGGGTTTCCCCTTGGAACATCGAGCTGATAGAATCAACTAATAAGGAGCCCACTTCTACAATATCTGAACGAAAGAGGACATCATCAATTAATGCATCATTGCCTGGGTTTTCTAGATTGACCATTGACG GCTTATTTCATGGTTCAATTGGGTACGCATCTAAAAGACATAAAGAGGTCTTGCAAGgtcaagaaaacaagaaaacccGTGGTCAAGAACTGGATGCAGAAACCCCACCAACAATACCACATTTGTTACCCTTATCAGATCCTGATTGGTGCCACAGACTAATGGGATTGGAGAATAAACCATGTTTTCCAATGCATGATCACTTTCCTCAACATAATAGTAGCACAATATCATATCCTGGTGGAAATATAACAGCTCCTTGCCCCACTTACCAGTGGCCCCCAATATTTCCTAATGGAGTTTGTGACAATATTTCAGTTAGCAagaacatttcagtttcaaatGTTACCATAAGCAATTCTGGGTCCCAGACGTTCAGGTCTTCTGAATCGAGGGATGAAAATGACGCTCCACTTTCCCAACCAACTAGTTGTTCAAGATACATGCTTTTTGGGGTCAATTTGGCCAATAGTCACCCGGAGCTCCCTTCACCACAAGTTGCCACTTATTGTGAGCATTCAAGTCCTTGTTCTCTCCCCCCAACATTTGAGTCTTGTGTTTCTAAAACTATCCAGGTTTCAGAGTCCTCTAAGAATAGCCCTTGCGTTCATTTGAAGAAACAATGCGAGAATTGTTCTATTACTCACAGAAGTTGCACAAAG GTGCTTAAGCATGGAACTGTTCTCGGCAGATCAGTTGATCTTGTGCGTTTCAATGGGTATGATGAACTCATTTCTGAGTTTGACGAGATGTTCGATTTCAAAGGAAGCTTGATTGATGGATGCAGTGGCTGGCATGTAACCTACACTGATTATGAAGGAGATATGATGCTGATAGGAGATTGCCCCTGGCA GGAATTTTGCTTCAATGTGCAAAAAATGTTCATCTGGCCAAAGGAAGAAATTGACAAGCTGATTCAAACTCAACAGATCCAACTCACCTCTAGTTGCTCATTGTCAAGGTTAATTATGTCATCTTTCTCATCTATCAACATTTAG